In the Alistipes provencensis genome, GTTTTTCATTCCTGTCTGTGGGCGAGATTGATGGAATTTGCCGAGCAAATCCCATCGACCTCCGGCAAATGGATTTGCCTTCGGTTGCGGCGGCCCTGTTTATTTTCTGCCCCCCCCCGCAGGGCCGGGAAAGACGAGCGGCACGAAGCTGCAGGCGGAGTGGAGCGAAGTCAATCCCGCTTGTCCGGACCGGAATCCGAGGAGTCACGGAGCGCAGCGGCGTAATTCCTGTTTTCCATTCCCGCCTGATGCCGCGGGCTATTGTACGCTCAGCTCTTTATAGAGTTCCAGCCGTAGATCGCAGTAGTTCTCGATTATTTCGGCCGCCTTTTGAACTCGCTCCATGTGCATCTCCAATTCCTGCGGGGCCATGTGGAATTCGGCGCTATACGGCGTTTTCATCAAGATTTGTTTCAGGCATGGCAGCGTAAAAATGTTCTCGATGTGATTGTCGTCGAATACCAGCATCAGTTTGGTCGAAAGCGTCCGCATCCGGTCGTGCATCACCACCGGATCGTGGATGCCGAATTCCATACCGTGATAGACGTAATAGAGCGTGTGGTAGAAATAAACGATTGCCTGCGCCGTGAACTGCGCCGCCAGACGCACGTTGCGACCCTCGACAAATGTTTCCTGTGCCTGTTCCAGCAGATCATATCCAAGCACCCGGAACGTGTCGAAATGGAATTTGGCGTCGGCATAGGCTCTGGCAAAGTCGATCGGGTACTTCGGCCGGCGGAAATGATAGTGGTCGCTGCAATAGAGCAATTCGCCCTCGGCACGGGTGAAATAGAGAAACGGCGTCCGATTCGATTCGACATAGCTCAACGGCAGGATGTAGAGATTGATGTAGGTGATCTTCCGGAGGCGGTACGGCATTTTGTAGCGCAGGATACGCTTGGTCTGAATCCAATCGTATTCCGGAGTTTCGCGCACGACCATCAGCAGGTCGTAGGCCACGGCGTCGCTGTGGGGCGTACCGCCTGCCAACTTGCCGAATAATAGGATGTATTCCGGGTCGAAATAGCCGTCGAGCAGGGTTTGGACGATCTGTTCCGCTTCATTCGGATCGTAAAGGCGTTCGGCGGGCTGTCCGAGTTCGGGGGCTATGCGTTGTGCGGGGTTTTCCTGCACGGGGTTTTGATTCGTTTCCATTTGATTGACTGTTAGAAATTCGACATAGTAAGGGCTGTCCTTATCGTGCGCAGTGCACAACAAAGAAGATAAAGGTCTGGTCAGCAACTACTTGCTAATCCGGCGGATGAAAATGGAAACAAATCGGGAGGTTGCACGGCGGGAACCGCCTGCGGCTGGCCTTGCGGCGTGTCTGCGTCGGAACGCGGACGATGGATTGTGTTCGCATAAATAAAAAAAGGATGCACAGCTGCGAACACAATCCATCCCTCTTGCGAGTTCAAAACCGGTGCCGTTCGCGGGATTGCTCCCCAACGACTCTGTGCATACCTTTAGTAGTAGCGTTCCGATTTTGAAAGCCATTGCAAGAAAGTTTATTATGAATTATGTTCGCAGGGGCAAAGATAGAAACAATTATAGAATCTTTGAAATATTTAATCAACCATTTGCTAACTTTGCTTTCGTAATCAATAAAAATCAACAATGGGTACAATTAATTGGGAAGCAATAAGTGCCGTTTCATTCATCATACTAACATGTGCAATCATATATTCGAATTGGAGACAACACGTTAGATTGATTCGCTTGGAACAAATGAATCTCAAAATTCAGACATTCAATAAATATTTTGATATATATAGCATATATAAAAAGGTTGATGTATTGCTGCATAACTTTGATTTCTATATTAATTATCTAATTGAGTCTCCAAAAAGAACCAATAAATATTATGAAGAATTGGACGAGTGTAGGCAAAAAGTAATAGATTCTTTTTCTCAAATTGAAATTTTATTTGATAAAAAGACATGTGATACTCTCCAAAGATTTCCGGAGTTAATTTCTCATCATTGCGGCTTATATGCAGGTATAGCGATTAATGTAGAGGAACTTATTTCCAATAAAAAAGAAGAGTATGAGAAACTTCTTAAATCACGACGAATATCACAACTTAGGTATATATATTCAGAATTTAGAAAAAATATTAACTCATCAGTAATAGATTTAACTTATGATAGTGATGGCATACCTAAATGTAGGAAAGAATATGATGCGATTCATAATACCGGTGTTATTGATGTCTTAAAATCTAAATGCGAATTGTATAGATGAAAAGAAAGTATTATCTTTGTTTTAACCAAGTGCAACACAGGGTAAAACGATGCAAATCGGCTGTGGGCTATTCGGTGTACTTAAATTGAGGCCAAAATATAACAGGCTGATATACTGCGGATTTTGGGGACGCCCCCGCAGGGCCGGGAAAGACGAGCGGCACGAAGCCGCAGGCGGAGTGGAGCGAAGTCAATCCCGCTTGTCCGGACCGGAATCCAATTCCCGCTTTTTTGTAGTGTTCCGGGACGTGTTTGTGCCCGGCGGCAGAGCCTTTGCAGGGCATCGGGAGGGCAATTGGTCGTCCAAATGAAAAATAATTGTTATATTTGCCCGAATTTTTAAACCAAATTACAATGGCATACAATTTATTGAAAGGAAAGAAGGGACTTATTTTCGGAGCTCTGAACGAGCAATCCATTGCCTGGAAGGTAGCGGAGCGCGCCGTGGAGGAGGGTGCCGAGATCGTCCTCACCAATACTGCCGTATCTATCCGCATGGGAACCATCTCGCAGTTGGCCGAGAAGTGCAATACGATCGTCGTTCCGGCCGACGCCACGAGCGTCGAGGATCTGGAGAACCTGATCGACAAGACGATGGAGCATTTCGGCGGCAAGTTCGACTTCATGCTTCACTCGATCGGCATGTCGCCCAACGTCCGCAAGGGCCGCACCTATGATGATCTGGATTACGATTTTCTCTCCAAGACGCTCGATATTTCGGCCATTTCGTTCCACAAGGCCATTCAGGTGGCCCGCAAGAAGGACGCCATCAACGACTGGGGGTCGATCGTGGCCCTCTCCTACATCGCGGCCCAGCGCACGTTGTACGGTTACAACGACATGGCCGATGCCAAGGCGCTGCTGGAGTCGATCGCCCGCAGCTTCGGCTACATCTACGGCCGTGAGAAGCATGTGCGTATCAACACCGTGTCGCAGTCGCCGACGCCGACCACCGCGGGCAGCGGCGTGCTGGGGCTGGGCGACCTGATGTCGTTCGCCGACAACATGTCCCCGCTGGGCAACGCCTCGGCCGAGGACTGCGCCGACTATGTGCTGACGCTCTTCTCGGACCTCACGCGCAAGGTGACGATGCAGAACCTCTACCACGACGGCGGATTCTCGTCGATGGGTATGTCGCGCCGCGCGATGAAGACCTACGAGAAGGGCATGCGTTTCGAGGACGTGCATCAGAATCAGTATCCGTTCGGCGAATAGTTTTCGATTTTATAGGGCATCTTTGCACTTGCTCTTGCAGGGCGCGAATGGGACGTATTTTTATACTACCCATCCGTGCCCCGCTTCGTTTAAGCACAAACCTGCTCCTCTAAAATCAAAAACGTAGGGAGACTGTGTTCTGCCTGCAATCCGGTTGCGTTGCGACAAGCCCCCGCCGAGGGCCGTTTAAAAACGGCTTTTAGAATATAACGCAACGCCGAATAAGATAAAAATATGCGAGCATCGCCCCTAAAACCCGGCTCTTAGCCGGGTGGGTCAGACTTGTATACGCAGCCGCAGGCTGCGACTGCGGCCTGCCGATACGGAATGAGGGTCGAGCTGGTATCTGCTTAGTATTGATGGTCGTCGCCGCGGATCTCCTCGCGGGTGATCGGGCGGCGGTTCATGGCCCGCCATGCGTACCAGATGTAGGCCGCCACGAACGGTACGAACAGCGACACCCACGCCATCGTCTTCAGGGTGAAGAGGCTCGACGAGGAGTTCGCGATCGTCAGCGACGACTGCATGTCCGTCAGCGAAGGGTAGTAGGCCGTGCCGTTCCATCCGGCCAAAAGCAGCAGCGTCAGCACCGTGAGCACCGTGCCGATACCTCCGAACCACACCGCACGGCGGCTGCCGCGCCACCCGAGCCCGATGCTCCACAGCACCGAAACCACGCCGATGAGCAGCACGGCGGTGACGAGGGGCATTTCGAGCAGGTTGTGGAGGTATTTATAAGGCTCGACCGAGATGGTGCCCGCGGCATCGACCGCCCATCCGTCGGCGAGGACGAGGGCCAAAAGCCATACCACGAAGCAGATGACGAACAGCACGCCGAACAGCCGCATGCGGCTTTGCGCGCGGCGGCGGATCACCTCGTCGTCGATGTTGTTCATGAAATACTGGCAGGCGAGGGTCATGGCCAGCAGGACCACCGCCACGCCCAGCAGCACGTTGCGCCACTCGGCGACGGCTTCCAGTCCGTGCCACGGCGTCGCCCACTGCGAGATGACCGCCGCGCCGCCCTGATTGGCCAGATTGAGGCGGTCGACGGTGAATTCGGCCCCCGTGAAGAAGGTTCCGACGGCGGTGCCGATGAGCAGCGGCCCGAGGATGCCGTTTATCAGCAGAAAGGCGTTGAACGTCCGTTCGCCGAAGACGTTGGCGGGTTTGCGGCGGTATTCGTAGGCCACGGCTTGGAGCACGAAGCAGAACAGAATGGCCATCCAGACGTAGAACGCCCCGCCGAACGACGTGGAGTAGAACAATGGGAACGAGGCGAAGAAGGCCCCGCCGAACGTGACGAGTGTCGTGAAGGTGAATTCCCACTTGCGGCCCAGCGAGTTGACGAGCATGTTGCGCTCCTCCTCCGTGCGGCCGACGTTGTAAAGCAGCGCCTGACCGCCCTGCACGAACATCAGGAAGACCAGCAGCGCTCCCAAAAGCGAAATGATGAACCACCAATAGTGTTGAAGCAGTGTAATAGTATCCATAGTTGTCGTTATTGTCATTGTTTTGTAGCTATTGCCCGTCGGCAATTCACGGCGTGCCGCCGTGGTTGCAAATTTGACCCACCCCTAAATCCCCGCCTTGGCGGGGACTTGTGTCCGCTGGCGCGGAAGTTACGGGGCCAAAGGGTGTGCGGCAATCGGGAGCTTAGTCGTTTTTAGGTCCTATTTTGATCTGCCGGAACATGATGCTCAGTTCGGCGATGAGCAGCGCGGTGAAGAGCGCAAGGAAAAGGAAGAAGGTCACGGAGACCGATCCGCTGGGGATTTTCGAGGCGGCGACGCCTACGGGCATCAGGTCTTGGATGGCCCACGGCTGGCGTCCGACCTCGGCCACGATCCATCCGGCCTGCGAGGCGAGGTAGGCCAGCGGGACGGTCCACACGGCCACCCACAGCAGCCAGCGCTTGTCGGCGAGACGGTCCTTGCGGTTGAGCCACCAGACGAGCCCCAGCAGCAGGATGAAGAAACACCCGGCGCCGACCATCACGCGGAACGAGTAGAACAGCAGCGGTATGTTGGGCACGATCTGCTCGGGACGGTCGAGGTATCCGTAGCCGAAGTAGGCGAAATGGTCGCGCAGGAACGCTTCACCCTCGGGTGTCGAGCGGTCGAACTTGGACTGTATCTCGGCGATGGCTGCCGTGTCGCCCGCTTCGCGCGCGGCGCGGTAACGCCCCAGCTCGTCGACGGCCACGCGTCCGCGTTCCATCTTCTCAGCGGCGGACAGGATGCCGCGCTCCTCGTTGCCGTAGACGAGGTCGTTGATGCCCGGCACGAAGGCATCGGCGTCGCGGAAGCTCATCAGCGAGAGCATCTTCGGGATGTCGATCTTGAAGTAGAAAGCATCCTCGTTCGACGTGTGCTCCGCTTCGGGGCGCAGGACGCCGACGGCGGTGAGCGGCGCACCCTCCTGCCCGTCGTAGAGCGCTTCCATGGCGGCCAGCTTCATGGGCTGCACGCGGGCCACGATGGCTCCCGAACGGTCGCCCGTGAATGCCGTGACCAGTGCGAAGACGAATCCGAACGCCGAGGCGATGGCGATGCTCTTGCGGGCCATCTGCTGCTCGCGCCGGCGGAGCAGGTACCATGCCGAGACGCCCACGACGAACAGCGCCGCGAGGACGAACGACGAGGTGACGGTGTGGAAGAACTTGTTGACGGCCACGGGCGACAGCGCCACGGCCGAGAACGAGGTCATCTCGTTGCGCACGGTTTCGAGGTTGAAATCGCACCCCATGGGGTACTGCATCCACGAGTTGGCCACCAGAATCCACCACGCCGAGAGGTTGGCCCCGACGGCCGTAAGCCATGTGGCCGTGAGGTGGAAGCCGCTCGATACCTTGCGCCAGCCGAAGAACATCACGGCGATGAAGGTCGATTCGAGGAAGAAGGCGAAGATGCCCTCGATGGCCAGCGGGGCGCCGAAGATGTCGCCCACGAAATGGGAGTAGTTGGACCAGTTGGTGCCGAACTCGAATTCGAGGATCAGGCCCGTGGCCACGCCGATGGCGAAGTTGATGCCGAACAGACGCATCCAGAATTTGGTGGTCCGGAGCCAGAAGGGGTCTTTCGTGCGCACATAGATGGTCTCCATGATGGCGATCATAAAGCCCAGCCCGAGCGTCAGCGGGACGAACAGCCAGTGGTAGATGGCCGTCATGGCGAATTGCGCACGCGACCAGTCGACGGTCGATAGGTAGTCGGAAAGCATATACGGGGTGTTATTGGGTTGAGGGGGCCGCTCCCGAAGCCGGGGGCGCGAGATTTTCCAGCACATGGTCGGCCTTCTCCGCGGGGCTCTTTCCCGCGAGCAGGTCGGGGAAGAAGAAGACCTTCAGCACGGCGAACATGATGAAGAGTTTCACGAGAATGATGGCCCACAGCGTCCGTCCCACGGTCATTTCGCGGAACCCTTCGACATAGAACCGGATTACTTTGCGGAGTGCATTCATCTGTTTGCGCCGTTGCGATTTATCAAAGTTAAGCAGAAAATCGGAAATATAAAAGCCTCCGGCCCGAAAAATCATCCTATTTTTCGTTGCATATGTGGAATTAATGTCTACCTTTTTAGCGGCGCGGGGTGACCTGCGCCCTTGTTTTTTCGGGGCCGGAGGTCGGATAAATGTGCGGAAGGAACGATCGCCCGGCAATGGATTTTACTCTTCATAGTCAATTGAATCCATAATCTGATGAGGCGTCACTTGGTGCCGGGCGACCTTCCGCACTTCTTTTTCCGGCTAAGAATCGGGATTTAAATGGATCGTGGCGGAAATCGGGTTGTGATGTGTAAAATGGTTCAGCAGCCCCTAAATCGGGCGTCTTACGCCCGTGGTTTTGGTACTTTTGACATCAAAAGTACAAAGAATTTCGTACTTTTGTCCCCCGTAAAAGTCATCCGATGAAACAAAATACCGAAAAACTGCCGTCGCCGTGGGTGTCGGTCATTCCGCTGGCGGTGCTGACGGGACTGTTGTATGTGGTGATCCGCGCCTTCGGGGGCGACGCCATCAACGGCGGCAGCCAGATAGCCCTGCTGTCGGCCACGTCGGTCTGCGTGATGCTCTCGATCGGTATCTACCGATGCCGCTGGGCCGTGCTGGAGGAGGCCATCATCGACAACATCCGCGCCTCGGCTTCGGCCATTGTCATCCTGCTCCTGATCGGCGCCATCGCCGGGACGTGGATGATCGCGGGCGTGGTCCCGACGATGATTTACTACGGGTTGCAGATCCTCCACCCGTCGTTCTTCCTCGTCGCCTCGTGCGCGATCTGCGCCGTGGTGTCGCTGATGACCGGCAGCTCGTGGACCACCATCGCCACCATCGGCGTCGCGCTGATGGGCATCGGGCAGGCGATGGGATTCCCCGAGGGGTGGATCGCCGGGGCCATCATTTCGGGGGCCTATTTCGGCGACAAGCTCTCGCTGCTGTCCGACACCACGGTGCTGGCCTCCTCGACGGTCGGCGTCCCGGTCTTTACGCACATCCGTTACATGCTCTATACCACCGTGCCGTCGATGCTCATTGCCCTCGGGGTCTTCACCGTCGCGGGGCTGTCGCTCGACCACGGGGCCTCGACCCATGCCGAGATGTACGCCTCGACGCTGGCCGCGACGTTCCGCATCACGCCGTGGCTTCTCGTGGTGCCTTTGGTCACGGGAATCCTCATCGCCCGGAAACTCCCGGCCATCGTGACGCTGTTCTGCGCCGTGGTCTTCGCCTGCGCGGCGATGCTCGCGGCACAGCCCGAAATGGTCGCCCGGGTGGCGGGCGTCGAAGGGCTGGACTTCATGTCGGGGTTCAAGGGGGTGCTGATGACCTGCTTCGGACCCACGGCCATTCCCACGGGGACGCCCCAGTTGGACGAACTGGTCGCCACGCGCGGCATGGCCGGGATGTTGAACACCGTGTGGCTCATCATCTGCGCCATGTGCTTCGGCGGGGTGATGACCGGCAGCGGGATGCTTCAGTCGCTGACGGCGATCTTCCTGCGGTGGGTGCGCAGGACCTTTTCGGCCGTGGCCTCGACCGTCGGCGCGGGCATCTTCTTCAACCTCTGCACCGCCGACCAGTATATCTCGATCATCCTCTCGGGGCGGCTCTTTAAGGAGCTGTATGCCGAGCGGGGGCTGGAGGAGCGTCTGCTGAGCCGCTCGGTGGAGGATTCCGCCACGGTATGCTCGGTGCTGATCCCGTGGAACTCGTGCGGCATGACGCAGGCCACGGTGCTCGGCGTCTCGACCTTCGTCTACATGCCTTACTGCATCTTCAACATCGTCTCGCCGCTGATGTCGCTGCTCGTGGCGGCGATCGGCTGGAAAATAAAACGCAAAAAATGAATACCCGACTCGTCATCTTCGATCTCGACGGCACGCTGCTGAACACCATCGGCGATCTGGCCGTGGCCTGCAACGCCGTGCTGGAGCGGCGGGGACTGCCCCTGCACACCTATGCCGAATACTGCCATTTCGTCGGCAACGGCATCATGCGGCTCGTCGAACGGGCCCTGCCCGAGCCGATGCGCACGCCGGAGACGGTCGCCGCGGTGCGCGCCGATTTCGTGAAATACTACACCGAGCATATCGACACCCATACCCAGCCTTACGCGGGTATTCCCGAACTCGTCGCCGAGCTCGGGCGGCGCGGCGTGGC is a window encoding:
- a CDS encoding enoyl-ACP reductase FabI; the encoded protein is MAYNLLKGKKGLIFGALNEQSIAWKVAERAVEEGAEIVLTNTAVSIRMGTISQLAEKCNTIVVPADATSVEDLENLIDKTMEHFGGKFDFMLHSIGMSPNVRKGRTYDDLDYDFLSKTLDISAISFHKAIQVARKKDAINDWGSIVALSYIAAQRTLYGYNDMADAKALLESIARSFGYIYGREKHVRINTVSQSPTPTTAGSGVLGLGDLMSFADNMSPLGNASAEDCADYVLTLFSDLTRKVTMQNLYHDGGFSSMGMSRRAMKTYEKGMRFEDVHQNQYPFGE
- a CDS encoding cytochrome d ubiquinol oxidase subunit II, with amino-acid sequence MDTITLLQHYWWFIISLLGALLVFLMFVQGGQALLYNVGRTEEERNMLVNSLGRKWEFTFTTLVTFGGAFFASFPLFYSTSFGGAFYVWMAILFCFVLQAVAYEYRRKPANVFGERTFNAFLLINGILGPLLIGTAVGTFFTGAEFTVDRLNLANQGGAAVISQWATPWHGLEAVAEWRNVLLGVAVVLLAMTLACQYFMNNIDDEVIRRRAQSRMRLFGVLFVICFVVWLLALVLADGWAVDAAGTISVEPYKYLHNLLEMPLVTAVLLIGVVSVLWSIGLGWRGSRRAVWFGGIGTVLTVLTLLLLAGWNGTAYYPSLTDMQSSLTIANSSSSLFTLKTMAWVSLFVPFVAAYIWYAWRAMNRRPITREEIRGDDHQY
- a CDS encoding cytochrome ubiquinol oxidase subunit I — protein: MLSDYLSTVDWSRAQFAMTAIYHWLFVPLTLGLGFMIAIMETIYVRTKDPFWLRTTKFWMRLFGINFAIGVATGLILEFEFGTNWSNYSHFVGDIFGAPLAIEGIFAFFLESTFIAVMFFGWRKVSSGFHLTATWLTAVGANLSAWWILVANSWMQYPMGCDFNLETVRNEMTSFSAVALSPVAVNKFFHTVTSSFVLAALFVVGVSAWYLLRRREQQMARKSIAIASAFGFVFALVTAFTGDRSGAIVARVQPMKLAAMEALYDGQEGAPLTAVGVLRPEAEHTSNEDAFYFKIDIPKMLSLMSFRDADAFVPGINDLVYGNEERGILSAAEKMERGRVAVDELGRYRAAREAGDTAAIAEIQSKFDRSTPEGEAFLRDHFAYFGYGYLDRPEQIVPNIPLLFYSFRVMVGAGCFFILLLGLVWWLNRKDRLADKRWLLWVAVWTVPLAYLASQAGWIVAEVGRQPWAIQDLMPVGVAASKIPSGSVSVTFFLFLALFTALLIAELSIMFRQIKIGPKND
- a CDS encoding DUF4492 domain-containing protein; translated protein: MNALRKVIRFYVEGFREMTVGRTLWAIILVKLFIMFAVLKVFFFPDLLAGKSPAEKADHVLENLAPPASGAAPSTQ
- a CDS encoding Na+/H+ antiporter NhaC family protein, translating into MKQNTEKLPSPWVSVIPLAVLTGLLYVVIRAFGGDAINGGSQIALLSATSVCVMLSIGIYRCRWAVLEEAIIDNIRASASAIVILLLIGAIAGTWMIAGVVPTMIYYGLQILHPSFFLVASCAICAVVSLMTGSSWTTIATIGVALMGIGQAMGFPEGWIAGAIISGAYFGDKLSLLSDTTVLASSTVGVPVFTHIRYMLYTTVPSMLIALGVFTVAGLSLDHGASTHAEMYASTLAATFRITPWLLVVPLVTGILIARKLPAIVTLFCAVVFACAAMLAAQPEMVARVAGVEGLDFMSGFKGVLMTCFGPTAIPTGTPQLDELVATRGMAGMLNTVWLIICAMCFGGVMTGSGMLQSLTAIFLRWVRRTFSAVASTVGAGIFFNLCTADQYISIILSGRLFKELYAERGLEERLLSRSVEDSATVCSVLIPWNSCGMTQATVLGVSTFVYMPYCIFNIVSPLMSLLVAAIGWKIKRKK